In Styela clava chromosome 14, kaStyClav1.hap1.2, whole genome shotgun sequence, the following are encoded in one genomic region:
- the LOC120340621 gene encoding uncharacterized protein LOC120340621, which yields MEASSCRNSSVSVMSPNSSDGHLLTSPHPMSLARPMQHHSPHSTSQHRLSLSIPPHPGMLQPSPDGYLQGGHLLPHQQISPGSQNAGAAHHQPLQLSHSHDPMHSHHAMQYHQHAQHQHLQRSRSLHPVSASQQLASLAPGLDMSSRPNSREAPSSSPQMRSHNHDENSLEPPMAHQHPSPTSERNLHTLSDTTDDSNINNNNSTKLNSEQDQNTDGIVNASMNGSETSTSTEEDGSDGGATVATKKGGTANANPAHRRPEKPPYSYIALIVMAIQSSTTKKLTLSEIYHFLQSRFEFFRGSYQGWKNSVRHNLSLNECFIKLPKGLGRPGKGHFWTIDPASEFMFEEGSFRRRPRGFRRKCQALKPYGIFGGAPGLMGPQGYPPHEMFGAAASLQHSAMPPPRHQANLMGFDPQGMNFLNGAAAAAAAAASNGMSSPTSPNHSVTPKLPPTPHSPNGALNAHYTTCPNTGASQISPSAAASMAAAHNHHYSASMFNWPGAGSHAAGGYMRHGPPSAGSPTDHQSPHLMNGVPSAASRMDYHSLYASARENHLSYEAAQGMKFKTEFDQYAMSDRKPPYPAITPPLSAAGYATGYYDTKTCAM from the exons ATGGAGGCGAGTAGTTGTCGAAATTCGTCGGTCAGCGTCATGAGTCCAAATTCAAGCGATGGACATTTGTTGACCAGTCCACATCCAATGTCACTCGCGAGGCCGATGCAACACCACTCTCCTCATTCGACATCGCAACATCGTCTTTCGCTATCAATTCCTCCTCATCCCGGAATGTTACAACCAAGTCCAGATGGTTATCTTCAGGGAGGGCATTTGCTACCGCATCAACAAATTTCACCAGGATCTCAAAATGCCGGTGCCGCTCATCATCAGCCTTTGCAACTAAGTCACTCCCATGATCCGATGCATTCTCACCACGCCATGCAATATCACCAACACGCACAGCATCAACATTTACAACGTTCTCGTTCCCTACATCCTGTTTCTGCATCTCAACAACTTGCATCTTTGGCTCCTGGATTGGATATGTCATCAAGACCGAATAGCAGAGAAGCTCCGAGCTCATCGCCTCAAATGCGCTCCCATAATCATGATGAAAATAGTTTAGAGCCTCCCATGGCACATCAGCATCCATCCCCTACTTCAGAAAGGAATCTACATACTTTATCGGACACAACAGATGACAGCAATATTAACAATAACAACAGTACTAAACTAAACTCAGAGCAAGATCAAAACACCGACGGAATTGTTAACGCATCCATGAACGGATCTGAAACATCAACATCGACTGAGGAAGATGGAAGTGACGGTGGCGCTACTGTAGCAACAAAGAAAGGTGGTACAGCCAATGCAAATCCTGCTCATAGAAGACCAGAGAAACCACCATATTCCTATATTGCTCTCATCGTAATGGCGATACAAAGCTCAACAACGAAAAAACTTACTCTGAGcgaaatttatcattttctaCAAAGTCGATTTGAATTTTTCCGAGGTTCGTATCAAGGTTGGAAAAATTCCGTTAGACATAATTTGTCTCTGAACGAATGTTTTATCAAATTACCAAAGGGTCTGGGGCGACCAGGTAAAGGACATTTCTGGACTATTGATCCAGCTAGTGAATTTATGTTTGAAGAAGGATCTTTCAGACGCAGACCCCGTGGATTTCGGCGCAAATGTCAGGCATTGAAGCCATATGGTATTTTCGGCGGTGCACCTGGACTTATGGGACCACAAGGTTATCCTCCACATGAAATGTTTGGTGCTGCAGCGTCGCTTCAGCATTCAGCAATGCCTCCGCCTCGCCACCAGGCTAATTTGATGGGCTTCGATCCACAAGGAATGAACTTTTTGAATGGGGCCGCCGCTGCTGCTGCGGCTGCCGCTTCAAACGGTATGTCGAGCCCTACATCCCCCAATCATTCAGTCACACCGAAGTTACCACCAACTCCACATTCCCCAAATGGAGCCTTGAATGCCCATTACACAACCTGTCCCAACACTGGTGCTTCGCAAATTTCACCATCGGCAGCCGCCAGCATGGCCGCGGCACACAACCACCATTATTCAGCTTCTATGTTTAACTGGCCGGGCGCAGGAAGTCACGCTGCCGGAGGATACATGCGACATGGACCGCCATCGGCAGGATCTCCAACCGATCATCAATCTCCCCACCTCATGAACGGCGTTCCATCTGCAGCATCAAGAATGGACTATCATTCGTTGTATGCCTCTGCTCGAGAAAATCATCTTTCATATGAAG cGGCACAAGGCATGAAATTTAAGACTGAATTTGACCAGTACGCTATGTCAGACAGGAAACCTCCATATCCCGCCATCACACCGCCACTGTCAGCCGCCGGCTATGCCACTGGTTACTATGACACCAAGACGTGCGCAATGTAA
- the LOC120341094 gene encoding tRNA-dihydrouridine(20) synthase [NAD(P)+]-like, which yields MCDKKEASKRYTGKNILAPMVRIGTLPSRLLALKYGADLAYCEELIDFRFAECHRVENPILGTVDFLQDKDSRPMFQTCSEERDKVVLQIGTADAQRALQVAKLVENDVSGIDVNMGCPKEYSTKGGMGAALLRNPEKVKEILTTLVKGVSIPVTCKIRLLPKLEETIELVKLIESTGVVAIGVHGRLKEERPRHPVHSNMIKKIAETVSIPVIANGGSDDIIKQYKDIERFKQLTGASSVMIARSAQWNMSVFRKEGLLSTDDVVKDYLKYAIKYNNHFINCKFCIQEILRDKQESPMGKQLRSSSSLREICCIWGMEEEYDAAEKRRNELRVKLGLVDDKSLEPDAKRIKRSDIVEMNFQIKRCEYDLKKNKTPKTILYEYTLKEELKPPFYTTECRSTDRHFQSIVTVNGKKYKTTSWERNKKLAEQSAAIVCLRTLGIDDGRMAPIDRKVPSQSTTRPKFVKLSSTT from the exons ATGTGTGATAAAAAAGAAGCAAGCAAGAGATATACTGGGAAGAATATCTTGGCTCCTATGGTTCGAATTGGTACTTTACCCTCAAGGCTGCTTGCATTGAAGTATGGTGCAGATCTAGCATATTGTGAG GAACTCATTGATTTCAGATTTGCAGAATGTCACAGAGTTGAAAAtc CTATACTCGGGACTGTGGACTTTCTACAAGATAAAGACAGTCGACCAATGTTTCAAACATGCTCAGAAGAAAGAGATAAAGTTGTTTTGCAAATT ggaACAGCTGATGCCCAAAGAGCTTTGCAAGTTGCTAAACTAGT GGAGAACGATGTATCCGGTATTGATGTCAATATGGGTTGTCCCAAAGAATATTCTACCAAG GGAGGAATGGGTGCTGCTTTGCTACGGAATCCAGAGAAAGTAAAAGAGATTTTGACAACTTTAGTAAAGGGAGTTTCAATTCCAGTTACATGCAAAATCAGGCTACTTCCAAAG CTAGAAGAGACAATTGAACTTGTTAAACTGATTGAAAGTACTGGTGTTGTTGCGATTGGTGTTCACGGCCGTCTTAAAGAGGAAAGACCACGGCATCCAGTTCATTCgaatatgataaaaaagattGCAGAAACAGTTTCAATACCAGTTATAGCCAA TGGTGGATCTGATGATATCATCAAGCAATATAAAGATATTGAAAGATTTAAACAACTGACTGGAGCTTCCTCTGTGATGATTGCTAGATCTGCTCAATGGAACATGTCAGTATTTAGGAAGGAAGGATTGCTTTCTACTGATGATGTTGTTAAggattatctgaaatat GCaatcaaatataataatcaCTTCATAAACTGCAAGTTTTGTATCCAAGAAATATTGAGAGATAAACAAGAAAGTCCGATGGGAAAACAATTGCGGTCCTCTTCATCACTCAGAGAAATTTG TTGTATATGGGGTATGGAAGAGGAATATGATGCAGcagaaaaaagaagaaatgaaTTGCGGGTTAAACTTGGACTTGTTGATGACAAGTCATTAGAGCCTGATGCAAAACGAATAAAGAGATCTGATATTGTGGAgatgaattttcaaattaaaag ATGTGAATATGACTTGAAAAAGAACAAAACACCCAAAACAATTTTGTATGAATACACACTCAAAGAAGAGTTGAAGCCTCCTTTTTATACTACG GAATGTCGAAGTACAGATAGACACTTTCAATCAATTGTTACTGTAAAtgggaaaaaatataaaacaacatcATG GGAAAGAAACAAAAAACTTGCGGAACAGAGTGCTGCCATTGTTTGTCTAAGAACGCTTGGAATCGACGATGGAAGGATGGCGCCAATAGACAGAAAAGTTCCGTCTCAGAGTACAACTCGTCCGAAGTTTGTGAAGTTATCATCAACTACGTAA